A region from the Onthophagus taurus isolate NC chromosome 8, IU_Otau_3.0, whole genome shotgun sequence genome encodes:
- the LOC111425289 gene encoding protein ABHD18, producing MPVSRLDIYYRKMLLSKFFTKGWGDPDRIIRLLQFRKIISNRDTCFGLVDRDHQIDVLSQETWTDCYVTNGKFKSPFALQLPDIVHEEVKDAYFQMIVPKKWIHEPYRPVCIHLAGTGDHYFWKRRHIMAKPLLKQGIGSIILENPFYGYRKPKEQVRSCLFNVSDIFVMGGCLILECMALMHWCERLGYGPLGVTGLSMGGHMASLAATSWPKPIVLVPCLSWSTASSVFTEGVMSQAIDWDHLQKQYFSNNKYFDVLAKMCKIVDDACSCGLAQIPEFNYIIKSIIQEQHKAELCYITPYELVSKTRQAGYEAHRTKVSSPSLILPVDAIARALNSSLKHLITIVSNNLQEVKVRDKEAVWFMRGLMDECTHLKNFDVPVDTSLIIAICATQDAYVPKQGVSALEEVWPGCTVRYLDCGHVGAYLYHLDIFRNCIIEGFKRAMKKVPPPAAM from the exons ATGCCCGTGAGTCGTCTTGATATTTATTACAGAAAGATGTTGCTCTCAAAGTTCTTTACTAAAGGTTGGGGAGACCCCGATCGTATAATtag ACTTTTGCAATTTCGCAAAATCATTTCTAACCGTGATACCTGCTTCGGTTTAGTTGATCGCGATCACCAGATCGACGTCTTAAgc CAAGAAACTTGGACTGATTGCTATGTAACCAATGGCAAGTTTAAGTCGCCATTTGCCTTACAATTACCTGATATTGTTCATGAAGAAGTGAAAGATGCTTATTTTCAAATGATCGTACCCAAAAAATGGATCCACGAACCTTATCGTCCAGTTTGTATTCATTTAGCTGGAACTGGAGATCAC tatttttGGAAACGTCGTCACATAATGGCAAAACCACTTCTAAAACAAGGTATTGGGTCAATTATCCTCGAGAATCCATTCTATGGTTATCGCAAACCGAAGGAACAAGTACGCTCATGCTTATTTAACGTTTCTGATATATTCGTAATGGGTGGTTGTCTTATACTGGAATGCATGGCTTTAATGCATTGGTGCGAACGCTTAGGCTACGGCCCATTGGGCGTAACGGGATTGTCAATGGGAGGTCAC ATGGCTTCTTTAGCGGCTACAAGCTGGCCTAAACCTATAGTACTCGTCCCTTGCCTTTCTTGGTCGACTGCATCATCTGTTTTCACAGAg GGCGTAATGAGTCAAGCTATAGACTGGGACCACCTACAAAAGCAGTACTTTTCTAACAACaaatattttgatgtattaGCCAAAATGTGTAAAATCGTCGATGACGCTTGTTCTTGCGGACTCGCGCAAATACCTG AATTCAACTACATAATAAAATCCATAATACAAGAACAACACAAAGCGGAGTTATGTTACATCACGCCTTATGAGCTAGTCTCGAAAACCAGACAAGCTGGTTACGAAGCGCACAGAACCAAAGTGTCATCACCGAGCCTAATTTTGCCGGTTGACGCAATCGCCAGAGCGCTCAATTCTAGCCTGAAACATCTGATTACCATCGTGTCTAACAATCTACAGGAAGTGAAAGTCCGCGATAAGGAAGCGGTTTGGTTCATGAGAGGCCTAATGGATGAATGCACTCATTTGAAAAACTTTGATGTACCCGTTGATACCTCACTGATCATCGCAATCTGTGCTACACAAGATGCGTATGTTCCAAAACAGGGTGTCAGTGCGCTTGAAGAAGTTTGGCCCGGATGTACCGTCCGTTATCTTGATTGCGGACATGTTGGTGCTTATTTATATCACTTGGATATATTCcg
- the LOC111425275 gene encoding protein BCL9 homolog isoform X1 codes for MIKEKSEKGPDGVKEEPGSSDKESTGTDVHVKKEDDPTGSSCGVKKEPGRPITKNGGIIGSTNTGSLHNERKTEEETSSGTDNPNIPLKTEECIPPISGDAFGLNIASSAPAPLPAPPDGVQPLASNVINKSSNMEVQYMQQQSQIFVFSTTLANSGAEEVLQRRYPSIIAYHCAQPGTKKYLEKNPFKATQFNRQNPAQWLNNLAMMKNKGCTRSPGLGPKTQSSLDNFLGTDSLEDMVALTENELSWEQKNNHHLENLEGVGNGLPDVPDMDSCSPSLANVQPSLQGVKVPDENLTPQQRQHREVQLATIRKIHQILFPEDQNMEGTPANEVLDMQPPNDWQKLQNQFFDNQKPPATSQPSKPTQIPPPNTSNPSSLPHREVMRGGGPSTTTGPRLQGPPPPYHQTPRSASVPIALQSPSPASPNNPTSNLSLPSPRASSGLNSPADPSRPFGLPNRHMSPTSQDSPQPPRLNHSNPGTPVSSHVSPTVTCSTSEPTTSSHQQNTDGIFGRTLQSIAQQKQMLTSSSHPPSQPGPAVSKEPNLMPVPSPQQIQYLNTFEGQELIIQKQPNTSLKEGNMISPPRVLPTTMDSGFNNTPDLPHTRGSCPNTPTSMDVGPRFPSTPGVTSEGCRFQIPSPHTPTTPSGDKTPRLSGPGPGSAPGLSPQTVPGPTSDPLKSDLFPTPSPHMMDANRFPGPSASPGSKMGTFNVPPHEMPGYGCVRGENVPLNPNCTSAMPGNPKVSHFDPISSLAQMSQQLTNSVPSSLNGQGGQGPGMMNFGSPSMHMMDLGNCHGMNEMDQPPAGMMGMPMQGPPHAHGFHSPSPMGPIRSLSPKLTGAFPNHMTMPRMIGRPPGPNPYNGANVQVKPSAPNTIQYLPAKPQVGNAPGPRGPPSLDFLQRFTAPIPNMDNKMPTQNMQYFPNCPANGPMQGGPMGAPHMSHMEGPMGDGTMGPGPMMGGPLGNGAGPMMGGGMGMPGMMPMMRMRPPPNMMRMPPQMGFNGPAGGAPDGMFNPGQPNPQMFVSGPKGSPMGMAPDASQPLPPSMGQNNSFKNSAFVGPTTADPNYAQQYHNFQQQLYATTTRSQMGGQTMGHGT; via the exons ATGATCAAAGAAAAATCTGAGAAGGGACCGGACGGCGTCAAGGAGGAACCTGGTAGTTCCGATAAAGAATCAACCGGAACAGACGTTCATGTCAAGAAGGAAGATGATCCAACGGGAAGTAGTTGTggtgttaaaaaagaaccagGAAGACCAATCACTAAAAACGGAGGCATTATTGGTTCCACAAATACAGGATCGTTACATAACGAAAGGAAAACGGAGGAGGAAACATCTTCCGGTACAGACAACCCTAACATCCCTTTAAAAACAGAAGAATGTATCCCACCCATAAGCGGAGACGCTTTTGGATTAAATATTGCTTCCTCAGCCCCCGCACCACTCCCAGCGCCTCCCGACGGAGTGCAACCGCTTGCCAGTaacgtaataaataaatccagCAATATGGAAGTGCAATACATGCAACAACAGAGCCAGATATTCGTATTCTCAACAACGTTAGCTAACTCGGGCGCCGAAGAAGTTTTACAAAGACGTTATCCTTCCATTATTGCCTACCACTGTGCTCAGCCAGGGacgaaaaaatatttagaaaagaatCCATTCAAAGCGACACAATTTAATAGACAAAACCCCGCCCAGTGGCTGAACAATCTCGCTATGATGAAAAACAAAGGGTGTACGAGAAGTCCGGGTTTAGGTCCAAAAACACAATCATCCCTCGATAACTTTCTGGGCACGGATAGTTTAGAAGATATGGTTGCTTTAACCGAAAACGAACTCAGTTGGGAACAGAAAAACAATCATCACCTCGAAAATTTAGAGGGTGTTGGTAACGGTTTGCCCGACGTTCCGGACATGGATTCTTGCTCCCCTTCCTTAGCAAACGTACAGCCCTCATTGCAGGGCGTTAAAGTGCCTGACGAAAATCTGACGCCTCAGCAGAGACAACATCGCGAAGTACAACTAGCCACCATTCGTAAAATCCACCAGATCCTCTTCCCGGAAGATCAAAATATGGAAGGAACACCCGCCAACGAAGTTCTCGACATGCAACCTCCCAACGACTGGCAAAAACtccaaaatcaattttttgacaacCAAAAACCTCCCGCCACGTCTCAACCATCGAAACCTACCCAAATTCCGCCCCCAAACACTTCAAATCCTTCCTCATTACCGCACAGAGAAGTAATGAGGGGAGGAGGTCCTTCAACGACGACCGGTCCACGCCTCCAAGGACCCCCACCGCCGTATCATCAAACTCCCAGATCTGCCAGTGTCCCCATCGCGTTGCAAAGCCCTAGTCCCGCGTCTCCCAACAATCCCACCTCCAACCTTTCGCTTCCTTCTCCAAGGGCATCCTCCGGACTCAATTCGCCCGCGGATCCTAGTAGACCGTTTGGTTTACCAAACAGACATATGAGCCCTACGTCGCAGGATTCACCACAACCACCTCGATTAAATCACAGTAATCCTGGGACACCCGTTTCATCACATGTTTCTCCTACCGTTACTTGCAGTACTAGCGAACCCACTACAAGCAGTCATCAACAAAATACag ATGGAATATTTGGTCGTACACTTCAATCAATAGCCcaacaaaaacaaatgctTACATCGTCATCGCATCCACCGTCGCAACCAGGCCCTGCCGTCTCAAAGGAGCCAAACCTAATGCCCGTGCCATCGCCCCAACAGATACAATATTTGAATACGTTTGAAGGACAAGAACTTATAATCCAGAAACAACCAAATACCAGTTTAAAAGAAGGAAATATGATATCCCCACC CAGGGTTCTGCCTACAACGATGGACAGTGGCTTTAACAATACTCCAGACTTGCCACACACTCGAGGCTCGTGTCCCAACACGCCGACATCGATGGATGTTGGACCAAGGTTTCCTTCAACACCTGGTGTAACATCGGAAGGTTGCCGATTTCAAATTCCTAGCCCTCACACGCCTACTACACCATCAG GTGATAAAACGCCAAGACTTAGCGGTCCAGGTCCGGGATCGGCACCGGGATTAAGTCCGCAAACAGTGCCAGGTCCGACGTCAGATCCGTTAAAAAGTGATTTGTTCCCAACTCCAAGTCCACATATGATGGATGCGAATAGGTTCCCGGGTCCGAGCGCTTCTCCAGGATCGAAAATGGGAACATTTAACGTTCCTCCGCATGAAATGCCGGGTTACGGTTGCGTGCGGGGTGAAAACGTGCCGTTGAACCCGAACTGTACGAGTGCCATGCCGGGAAACCCAAAGGTATCCCATTTCGACCCGATTTCGTCGCTGGCGCAAATGAGCCAGCAGCTGACAAATAGCGTGCCTAGCTCGTTAAACGGACAGGGCGGCCAAGGGCCGGGAATGATGAACTTTGGTTCGCCGTCGATGCACATGATGGACCTGGGGAACTGTCACGGCATGAACGAGATGGACCAACCACCGGCGGGTATGATGGGAATGCCCATGCAAGGGCCGCCGCATGCGCATGGTTTTCATTCGCCGTCGCCGATGGGGCCGATACGCTctctatctccgaaactaacaGGTGCCTTTCCTAATCACATGACGATGCCTCGAATGATCGGCAGACCGCCGGGTCCTAACCCTTACAACGGAGCGAACGTTCAAGTGAAACCGAGCGCCCCGAATACGATACAATACTTGCCGGCGAAGCCGCAAGTCGGCAACGCTCCCGGCCCGAGAGGGCCTCCTAGTCTCGACTTTTTGCAACGTTTTACGGCGCCTATCCCTAATATGGACAATAAAATGCCCACGCAAAATATGCAGTACTTCCCGAATTGCCCCGCAAATGGTCCTATGCAAGGTGGCCCTATGGGCGCTCCTCATATGAGCCACATGGAAGGACCGATGGGCGATGGAACGATGGGTCCGGGTCCAATGATGGGAGGACCATTAGGGAATGGCGCCGGACCAATGATGGGGGGTGGGATGGGTATGCCCGGGATGATGCCCATGATGCGAATGAGGCCGCCACCGAACATGATGCGGATGCCGCCGCAGATGGGTTTTAACGGCCCGGCGGGCGGCGCGCCCGACGGGATGTTCAATCCTGGACAGCCCAATCCTCAGATGTTCGTTAGCGGCCCGAAGGGCAGCCCCATGGGCATGGCTCCGGACGCTAGCCAGCCACTTCCACCGTCGATGGGACAGAACAATAGCTTTAAGAACTCGGCCTTCGTCGGCCCGACGACCGCCGACCCTAACTACGCACAGCAATATCACAACTTTCAGCAGCAGCTTTACGCTACGACCACTAGGAGTCAAATGGGAGGACAAACTATGGGGCACGGCACTtag
- the LOC111425275 gene encoding protein BCL9 homolog isoform X2, with the protein MIKEKSEKGPDGVKEEPGSSDKESTGTDVHVKKEDDPTGSSCGVKKEPGRPITKNGGIIGSTNTGSLHNERKTEEETSSGTDNPNIPLKTEECIPPISGDAFGLNIASSAPAPLPAPPDGVQPLASNVINKSSNMEVQYMQQQSQIFVFSTTLANSGAEEVLQRRYPSIIAYHCAQPGTKKYLEKNPFKATQFNRQNPAQWLNNLAMMKNKGCTRSPGLGPKTQSSLDNFLGTDSLEDMVALTENELSWEQKNNHHLENLEGVGNGLPDVPDMDSCSPSLANVQPSLQGVKVPDENLTPQQRQHREVQLATIRKIHQILFPEDQNMEGTPANEVLDMQPPNDWQKLQNQFFDNQKPPATSQPSKPTQIPPPNTSNPSSLPHREVMRGGGPSTTTGPRLQGPPPPYHQTPRSASVPIALQSPSPASPNNPTSNLSLPSPRASSGLNSPADPSRPFGLPNRHMSPTSQDSPQPPRLNHSNPGTPVSSHVSPTVTCSTSEPTTSSHQQNTDGIFGRTLQSIAQQKQMLTSSSHPPSQPGPAVSKEPNLMPVPSPQQIQYLNTFEGQELIIQKQPNTSLKEGNMISPPVLPTTMDSGFNNTPDLPHTRGSCPNTPTSMDVGPRFPSTPGVTSEGCRFQIPSPHTPTTPSGDKTPRLSGPGPGSAPGLSPQTVPGPTSDPLKSDLFPTPSPHMMDANRFPGPSASPGSKMGTFNVPPHEMPGYGCVRGENVPLNPNCTSAMPGNPKVSHFDPISSLAQMSQQLTNSVPSSLNGQGGQGPGMMNFGSPSMHMMDLGNCHGMNEMDQPPAGMMGMPMQGPPHAHGFHSPSPMGPIRSLSPKLTGAFPNHMTMPRMIGRPPGPNPYNGANVQVKPSAPNTIQYLPAKPQVGNAPGPRGPPSLDFLQRFTAPIPNMDNKMPTQNMQYFPNCPANGPMQGGPMGAPHMSHMEGPMGDGTMGPGPMMGGPLGNGAGPMMGGGMGMPGMMPMMRMRPPPNMMRMPPQMGFNGPAGGAPDGMFNPGQPNPQMFVSGPKGSPMGMAPDASQPLPPSMGQNNSFKNSAFVGPTTADPNYAQQYHNFQQQLYATTTRSQMGGQTMGHGT; encoded by the exons ATGATCAAAGAAAAATCTGAGAAGGGACCGGACGGCGTCAAGGAGGAACCTGGTAGTTCCGATAAAGAATCAACCGGAACAGACGTTCATGTCAAGAAGGAAGATGATCCAACGGGAAGTAGTTGTggtgttaaaaaagaaccagGAAGACCAATCACTAAAAACGGAGGCATTATTGGTTCCACAAATACAGGATCGTTACATAACGAAAGGAAAACGGAGGAGGAAACATCTTCCGGTACAGACAACCCTAACATCCCTTTAAAAACAGAAGAATGTATCCCACCCATAAGCGGAGACGCTTTTGGATTAAATATTGCTTCCTCAGCCCCCGCACCACTCCCAGCGCCTCCCGACGGAGTGCAACCGCTTGCCAGTaacgtaataaataaatccagCAATATGGAAGTGCAATACATGCAACAACAGAGCCAGATATTCGTATTCTCAACAACGTTAGCTAACTCGGGCGCCGAAGAAGTTTTACAAAGACGTTATCCTTCCATTATTGCCTACCACTGTGCTCAGCCAGGGacgaaaaaatatttagaaaagaatCCATTCAAAGCGACACAATTTAATAGACAAAACCCCGCCCAGTGGCTGAACAATCTCGCTATGATGAAAAACAAAGGGTGTACGAGAAGTCCGGGTTTAGGTCCAAAAACACAATCATCCCTCGATAACTTTCTGGGCACGGATAGTTTAGAAGATATGGTTGCTTTAACCGAAAACGAACTCAGTTGGGAACAGAAAAACAATCATCACCTCGAAAATTTAGAGGGTGTTGGTAACGGTTTGCCCGACGTTCCGGACATGGATTCTTGCTCCCCTTCCTTAGCAAACGTACAGCCCTCATTGCAGGGCGTTAAAGTGCCTGACGAAAATCTGACGCCTCAGCAGAGACAACATCGCGAAGTACAACTAGCCACCATTCGTAAAATCCACCAGATCCTCTTCCCGGAAGATCAAAATATGGAAGGAACACCCGCCAACGAAGTTCTCGACATGCAACCTCCCAACGACTGGCAAAAACtccaaaatcaattttttgacaacCAAAAACCTCCCGCCACGTCTCAACCATCGAAACCTACCCAAATTCCGCCCCCAAACACTTCAAATCCTTCCTCATTACCGCACAGAGAAGTAATGAGGGGAGGAGGTCCTTCAACGACGACCGGTCCACGCCTCCAAGGACCCCCACCGCCGTATCATCAAACTCCCAGATCTGCCAGTGTCCCCATCGCGTTGCAAAGCCCTAGTCCCGCGTCTCCCAACAATCCCACCTCCAACCTTTCGCTTCCTTCTCCAAGGGCATCCTCCGGACTCAATTCGCCCGCGGATCCTAGTAGACCGTTTGGTTTACCAAACAGACATATGAGCCCTACGTCGCAGGATTCACCACAACCACCTCGATTAAATCACAGTAATCCTGGGACACCCGTTTCATCACATGTTTCTCCTACCGTTACTTGCAGTACTAGCGAACCCACTACAAGCAGTCATCAACAAAATACag ATGGAATATTTGGTCGTACACTTCAATCAATAGCCcaacaaaaacaaatgctTACATCGTCATCGCATCCACCGTCGCAACCAGGCCCTGCCGTCTCAAAGGAGCCAAACCTAATGCCCGTGCCATCGCCCCAACAGATACAATATTTGAATACGTTTGAAGGACAAGAACTTATAATCCAGAAACAACCAAATACCAGTTTAAAAGAAGGAAATATGATATCCCCACC GGTTCTGCCTACAACGATGGACAGTGGCTTTAACAATACTCCAGACTTGCCACACACTCGAGGCTCGTGTCCCAACACGCCGACATCGATGGATGTTGGACCAAGGTTTCCTTCAACACCTGGTGTAACATCGGAAGGTTGCCGATTTCAAATTCCTAGCCCTCACACGCCTACTACACCATCAG GTGATAAAACGCCAAGACTTAGCGGTCCAGGTCCGGGATCGGCACCGGGATTAAGTCCGCAAACAGTGCCAGGTCCGACGTCAGATCCGTTAAAAAGTGATTTGTTCCCAACTCCAAGTCCACATATGATGGATGCGAATAGGTTCCCGGGTCCGAGCGCTTCTCCAGGATCGAAAATGGGAACATTTAACGTTCCTCCGCATGAAATGCCGGGTTACGGTTGCGTGCGGGGTGAAAACGTGCCGTTGAACCCGAACTGTACGAGTGCCATGCCGGGAAACCCAAAGGTATCCCATTTCGACCCGATTTCGTCGCTGGCGCAAATGAGCCAGCAGCTGACAAATAGCGTGCCTAGCTCGTTAAACGGACAGGGCGGCCAAGGGCCGGGAATGATGAACTTTGGTTCGCCGTCGATGCACATGATGGACCTGGGGAACTGTCACGGCATGAACGAGATGGACCAACCACCGGCGGGTATGATGGGAATGCCCATGCAAGGGCCGCCGCATGCGCATGGTTTTCATTCGCCGTCGCCGATGGGGCCGATACGCTctctatctccgaaactaacaGGTGCCTTTCCTAATCACATGACGATGCCTCGAATGATCGGCAGACCGCCGGGTCCTAACCCTTACAACGGAGCGAACGTTCAAGTGAAACCGAGCGCCCCGAATACGATACAATACTTGCCGGCGAAGCCGCAAGTCGGCAACGCTCCCGGCCCGAGAGGGCCTCCTAGTCTCGACTTTTTGCAACGTTTTACGGCGCCTATCCCTAATATGGACAATAAAATGCCCACGCAAAATATGCAGTACTTCCCGAATTGCCCCGCAAATGGTCCTATGCAAGGTGGCCCTATGGGCGCTCCTCATATGAGCCACATGGAAGGACCGATGGGCGATGGAACGATGGGTCCGGGTCCAATGATGGGAGGACCATTAGGGAATGGCGCCGGACCAATGATGGGGGGTGGGATGGGTATGCCCGGGATGATGCCCATGATGCGAATGAGGCCGCCACCGAACATGATGCGGATGCCGCCGCAGATGGGTTTTAACGGCCCGGCGGGCGGCGCGCCCGACGGGATGTTCAATCCTGGACAGCCCAATCCTCAGATGTTCGTTAGCGGCCCGAAGGGCAGCCCCATGGGCATGGCTCCGGACGCTAGCCAGCCACTTCCACCGTCGATGGGACAGAACAATAGCTTTAAGAACTCGGCCTTCGTCGGCCCGACGACCGCCGACCCTAACTACGCACAGCAATATCACAACTTTCAGCAGCAGCTTTACGCTACGACCACTAGGAGTCAAATGGGAGGACAAACTATGGGGCACGGCACTtag
- the LOC111425288 gene encoding uncharacterized protein, which yields MLSDADARHPSLKSVLIEKDETGNCGFHLTRSKWDPYPWITSIDPGSSAEKSGLMNGDCLLEVNGEDVLGQKISDIASLVKKTSNVTLFLWNSGVDDLCSPETICSGPMPRNFQKLTACTSSILGFLECPICLDTIGPPSYQCDNGHLICIRCRSKTERCPICRNRLNRGRSLLADQIYNVITEIFELKETPGNIRNNKIQQIFKIPQKKEIKVPDIKVTHAHANKFLAKLVGKSSSVDNLSTNNTSSNLGLSDNSLKTKSLSSTEIFNGSPTVSRSNSIKKSYKNSRLGASSSISCHNSFENLNRVDDEARFISCPFEQSCSNPIDSSNLILEHFQINHTGPLIQYFNSSFKLFPKNIHDVNNTYVINYFNKIFIVKILNEKPNNFHIWSWVNNNKDGDTFYMVLKVSHKNETFLNISLPCYPINKKWKDINQMKHGVNFSSTEFFSIDDVILEIIINTQNK from the exons ATGCTCTCTGATGCGGACGCCCGACATCCGTCCCTTAAATCAGTGCTCATAGAAAAAGATGAAACTGGAAACTGTGGGTTTCATTTAACCAGAAGCAAGTGGGATCCCTATCCCTGGATTACTTCCATAGATCCTGGTTCTTCAGCCGAAAAATCGGGTTTAATGAACGGAGACTGTCTTCTCGAAGTTAACGGAGAAGACGTTCTCGGTCAGAAGATCTCGGACATCGCCAGTTTAGTCAAGAAAACATCCAACGTCACTCTTTTTCTTTGGAATTCAGGCGTAGACGATTTGTGTTCCCCAGAG acgaTATGTAGTGGACCTATGccacgaaattttcaaaaattaacggCGTGTACTTCATCGATCCTCGGATTTCTAGAATGCCCAATATGTTTAGATACAATAGGACCACCTTCGTATCAATGTGATAACGGCCACTTAATTTGTATTCGTTGTAGATCGAAAACCGAAAGGTGCCCAATTTGTAGAAATCGTTTAAATAGAGGAAGATCTTTATTAGCCGATCag ATTTATAACGTAATTACGGAAATATTTGAATTGAAAGAAACACCCGGAAACATTCgaaacaataaaattcaacaaatatttaaaattccacaaaaaaaggaaattaaagtTCCTGATATAAAAGTTACTCACGCTCacgcaaacaaatttttggcGAAACTGGTGGGGAAGTCATCGTCCGTTGAtaatttatcaacaaataaTACGAGTTCCAATTTGGGATTAAGCGATAATAgcttaaaaacaaaatcgtTATCATCGACGGAAATTTTTAATGGAAGTCCCACCGTTTCAAGAagtaattcgattaaaaagtCATATAAAAATAGCCGATTGGGCGCGTCATCATCGATATCTTGCCACAATTCGTTCGAAAACCTTAACAGAGTTGATGATGAAGCCCGCTTTATTTCTTGCCCATTCGAACAAAGTTGCTCGAATCCGATTGACtcttccaatttaattttagaacacTTTCAAATAAACCACACCGGGCCGCTTATCCAATATTTTAATTCCTCCTTTAAATTATTCCCAAAAAATattcatgatgttaacaacacttatgttataaattattttaataaaatatttatcgtaaaaattttaaacgaaaaaccaaataatttccacatttGGAGTTGGGTTAACAACAACAAAGATGGCGACACTTTCTACATGGTTTTAAAGGTGTCTcataaaaatgaaacatttttaaacatttcactTCCATGTTaccccataaataaaaaatggaaagacATTAACCAAATGAAACATGGCGTTAATTTCAGCAGCACcgaatttttctcaattgATGATGTTATcttagaaattattattaatacacaaaataaataa
- the LOC111425297 gene encoding protein SET, with product MSSQRKVKKIGDTGSNENSLERGNNDEEIQKALEEVDSCQDEIDALNAQASDEILKIEQKYNLLRNPLYSKRNDLINKIPHFWVTAFANHPDLSALLSDSDEDCLHHMTKIEIEDYDDIKSGYKIHFYFEENPYFENQVLTKDYHLASITEPISTSTEIKWKDGYNLTQDKHTQSKTSRKRAFEQKTFFAWFTDHSDPVSDDVAEAIKDDLWINPISYFLLPDSIDNGVDDDEGSDQDEENDDGEDATADNTDEDMTDVQNSVQEESSNA from the exons ATGTCGAGTCAAagaaaagtgaaaaaaatcGGAGACACAGGTAGTAACGAAAACAGTCTCGAAAGGGGCAACAACGACGAGGAAATCCAAAAAGCCCTCGAAGAAGTCGACTCCTGTCAAGATGAAATAGACGCTTTAAACGCACAAGCAAGTGATGAAATACTGAAAATCgaacaaaaatacaacttGTTGAGGAATCCACTGTATTCCAAACGaaatgatttaatcaataaaataccACACTTTTGGGTCACCGCA TTTGCAAATCATCCAGACTTATCGGCTTTATTAAGCGACTCCGATGAAGACTGTTTACATCACATGacaaaaatagaaattgaagattatGATGATATTAAATCTGgttataaaatacatttttattttgaagaaaaccccTACTTTGAGAACCAAGTCTTGACTAAAGATTATCATTTAGCTTCAATAa cgGAACCAATATCTAcatcaacagaaataaaatggaaagacGGTTACAATTTAACCCAGGATAAACACACCCAAAGTAAAACGTCTCGTAAACGAGCGTTtgaacaaaaaacatttttcgcaTGGTTTACTGATCATTCAGATCCAGTTTCGGACGACGTAGCTGAAGCTATAAAAGATGATTTATGGATAAATcctatttcttatttcttattaCCCGACAGTATAGATAATGGGGTAGATGATGATGAGGGATCTGATCAAGATGAAGAAAACGACGATGGAGAAGACGCCACCGCTGATAATACTGATGAAGATATGACGGACGTCCAAAATTCAGTTCAGGAAGAATCCTCAAATGCTTAA
- the LOC111425304 gene encoding Na(+)/H(+) exchange regulatory cofactor NHE-RF1, translated as MSKINGNNARLCHIVKRDHFDGYGFNLHAEKGKSGQYIGKVDKDSPAEAAGLRQGDRILEVNGVPIANKTHKQVVEAIKAEQDETKLLVIDPDDEDRPDVTKTPEKSSPKEENKKGNQEANGPLNLNMTAAELRATLASKKKFDPKKESMDFKKKFDIVQKL; from the coding sequence ATGTCGAAGATAAATGGTAATAACGCGCGCTTGTGTCACATCGTCAAACGGGACCACTTCGATGGTTACGGTTTTAACTTACATGCCGAAAAAGGCAAGTCGGGTCAATATATCGGCAAAGTAGACAAGGATTCTCCGGCTGAAGCAGCCGGCTTAAGACAAGGCGACAGAATCTTGGAGGTGAACGGTGTCCCAATCGCAAATAAGACGCACAAACAGGTGGTTGAAGCGATTAAGGCCGAACAAGACGAAACGAAGTTGTTGGTAATCGATCCAGACGACGAGGATAGACCTGATGTAACGAAAACGCCGGAGAAGTCATCGCCGAAGGAAGAAAATAAGAAGGGAAACCAAGAAGCTAACGGTCCCCTTAATCTCAACATGACGGCAGCTGAGTTGAGGGCCACGTTGGCGTCGAAGAAGAAATTCGATCCGAAGAAAGAGTCTATGGACTTTAAGAAAAAGTTTGATATAGTGCAAAAATTATag